ATCAGTTTTTGCTCGTGATCGGCTTCGTGGATGGCTTCAACAATGGCCAACGAATACTCCGCATCCTTCCATATGGCATTCGCCAGGAGGTCTTCGACCCAACTGCTGAGCTCCCTCTCCCTTTCTGGAATGCTTTTATCCCAGTAGGCTAACCAGAATTGAGCAACGATTTTAGGGTCTAAAAGCATTTTAAATGCTATTGATTCGAGATATTCTGTTTCAACTAAAATCTGTTCGTACTTACAATTCTCATGGGAGTGGCTTTTGCTCTCAGGTCATCAGCTTGGCCATTTCGTAGGAATGGGTGTCGCGGAGGTGGCCGTAGGTTTTGGCGACGAGGAGGCCGCCGTCTTTGTGGCCGATCCAGGCGGCGATCGTTTTGAAGTCTACGCCTTTCTCAATGGCGTTGCTGACGAAGTAATGCCGCAGGCAGTGGTGGGTGAAGTGCGGCAGTTTGGCCCGTTCGCAGGCGTTCTCGATAGCGGTGCGCGCGCTACGGATATTGACGACCCGGTCAGCCGGTGAAGGTTGTGGGCTGGTCTCGGCCAAGAGTTGCTCCAGCAAATCGCGCAGGGCAGGGAAGAGCGGGACGACGCGCGATTCACGGCTCTTGGTGCCGAACTCGCCGCCGGTGACGAGGAAGCTCCCGCGCTCGAAGTCCACTTCGCGCCAGGTCAGTTGCGTGGCCTCGGTCAGACGCATGCCGGAGTGGGCGAGCAGTTGTAGCAGCTTGACGGCCTCTAGAGCGCGGGCATCCTGCCCCGCGACAGCTTGCAGGAGCGTTTCAAACTCAGCTTTCGACGGGATGAGGATTTCCTTGTTGGTGATCTTGCGGCGGCGGATGCGCTGGGTGGGGTTGCTCAGGATGACGCCAGCGGTGACAGCATAATCAAAGATCGCCTTAAAGACCTCAATATCCTTGTTGAAGGTGGAGGCAGCGATACCCTTACCCCGGCGCGCTGCCCAGCTTTCACAGTCGCGGGTCGTGATGTCAGCGATAGGGCGCTGTCCAAAGCTTTCGCAAATGCCTTTCATGCAGTGGCGAACCCGCTCGGCAGAAGATGCTTTCAGGTGGCCGTGGTAAGTTTCAAACCAGCGCTCGGCATAGTGGCTAAAGGGCTGTTTTCGTTCGGCTGAGGTTGCCTTGAGCTGGCCGACCTGTTCGCGAAATTCCTTCAGCCGACGTTCTGCGAGTTTGCGGTCTTGCGTTCGCAGAGATTTTTTAATCTGTTTGCCGCTTCGCTTAACCAGCGCGTAATACGTACCCGATGACAGGTTCCGATACAGGCACTCTCCAACCTTGGCAAACGAAGCTGACGTTTTCGCTTGTGTGGCCATGCCTGTTTAGCATAGGGTTACAAAAATGGGTGACAAGCCTCGATTTGTGGAGGCCTTATTTTGTCCTTAAGGCGTTGTTTAATAATAGTATGCTCAGGTGGCGGAATTGGCAGACGCACTGGACTTAGGATCCAGTGGCCGCAAGGCCGTGCGGGTTCGAGTCCCGCCCTGAGCACCATTTATTCAAGCGGATTGCGGTTGACTGTCAGTGAGAGTCAGTGGATAATTGCGGCATAATGCAGCCGAAACCGAAGCGCCGCAAGCTGCCGAAGCCCTCCGTTTTCAAGTATGGAGACCGTTGGGTCTGTGAATATTACCTCTTCGACGAGGAAGGACGGCCCAAGCCATCCCGCAAATCTTTTGTCCGCGATTTGCAGCGACAGGGCCAGGAGCCGACGCTGGAAGCCCAGCGGACGGCGGCGATTAATTACCGCGACGCGATCCTGAAAGAAAAGCGGGAGCAGGAACGGTTGGAGCGTCGGGAGCGGGAGCAGACTTACCTGACGCTGGCCGAACTCAAGGAGGCCAAGGTCGCCTTCGGTATCTTCAACCAGATCCCCTCCCGGAGCAAAAGCCTCGTTGATGCGGTCATCCTCTACCGTGAGCATTTGAAGCTCGCCGAAGACAGCCCTTCCCTCAAGCACTGCGTGCAGGTCTTTCTTGGGCGCAAAAAAGAGGCTGCTGGTCTGGACGAAGGCGATCAGCGCCTCAGCCCGGAAACCTACCGGACACTCCGGCAGCGTCTCAATCACATGGTGGGCTATTTTGAAGCCCAGAAGCTGGGGGACATCAAGTTGGGTCAAGTGACCTCCAAGCACTTGATTGGTTATTTCGAGAGTCTGGAGGCTTCCGACCGCACCCGGCGCAACTACGTAAACGACATTGGCAACTTTTTTAACGATGCCGCCGACCCGAAGGACAAGAACCGCTTCATCAACGAGAATCCGATGGATGGGGTCTATGTCTATTTCCGCAAGTTTAACAAGGGTAAGGCCGCTCAGAACCGTAAGAAGACCCACCGGAAGGCACCGACGATCCTGCAACTGGATCAGGTGCGCCATGTGCTCCGGGTGGCAATGGAGGCCCGCGAGGAAGGAATGCTGGGTTTCACGGTGGCGGGTCTGTTTCTGGGGATGCGCCCGAGCGAAGTTGTCGAAATGAGCGAGCAGGATGATTTTTGGGAACGCTTTATCAAATTGGAGGAGGGTATTGTGCGCGTGGATGGGGTTGGCAAAAAGCGTGACCAGCGCATCATCCTCATGAGTGACAACTGCAAGGCGTGGCTACAATACTTGCAGGAACACCAGCTTCCTTTCTGCTACCAGCGCAAGAAAACCGGCATTCACCTGCCCTTTGCGACTTTCCGGGCGCGTGCTTTCCTGTTTGAGGACGGCCAGGCCGATAAACTGATCAAGCTACGCCGGAAACGTCGCGCTCACAACCCCTACACGCCCGAGGAAAAGTCCTTTGTGACCGCCTGCAACAAGCAGTTGGGTGCGTATGAAGACGTGTTGCGACACACCTTCGGCAGCAATTTCTACTACGCCAACGGCTACGATAAAAACAAGACCATCGAGCAGATGGGCCACAGTGGCGAAGTTTTCGTGGAGCACTATCGCGGCCTCCTCAATAATCCCAAGGACGCCGAGGCGTATTTTGAGCTTTATCCCGACGATATTTGATGTGAATTGCTTTTGTGTAATGAGTGATTTTCAGGATGCCAAAATTCCGATCTATTTAGATCCTAAAGATCGAACGTTGATCGATTCCACTAGCGAAGCGCCTGTGCCCGACGAGTGGTATCCTATGAATGGGGCAGCAGATCGTTTGCTAAAGTGTCAAGAAGCGCTTAAGGATGTTGAGCAAATCCTTGAAACATATGTCGCAGCGAAAGCAAAAGACAAGCGTCGTCGTCGGTTGCGGGCTATGTTTGTACCACTGCACTCCTTATGTGTAAATATAGTGGAGGTGATCGACCAGATACAGACAGACAAGACTATACACAGTCAGATCCCTTCTGATACTCCAGCGACTTTGACTCGCTTGAAGTCTCTTTTGGTAAACAGTGTTCCTTTTGACCGAAAGGGAAAGCTTGGTATGCTAAGGAATCGAGTATCCGCGCATTATGAGAGGAAAATGTCTCCTACAGAAATGCGTAGCTTACTGAACTCGACCAATACAACAGAAATTGGAGAATGGCTGCATAAGGCCATCGCCATTCTTTGTGATTTACTAAAACTGGATGCCTACATGTGGCGCGCAGATGGACCGACAGACGATACTGTCATCATGATGTGCCAAGAGCCTGTGATTTCTGTCCTTGGCGTCAAGGATGGCTCTATCCAAAGCCTGAAAGGTGCCTACCTCAGGAAAATATCGCCAAGAAATTTTATAATAAATGATATTATCTCAGTGACAGAATCGTCCCAATGTCTATTTGAATGCCATAGTAATTACAGGATTGAGAAATTCGTTGAGGATGGTGAATTCCATTGGGCAAAATCTCTTTCATTGTTTGGAAGTAGGCCGGAATAGAATGTTGTTTGATGCTCTATAATGCTTACGTAAAAACGTGGTTAATAGAGTCACCAAGAAGGTTGTAAAATGTCGAGATTACTGGAAAATGCGAGAAAAACATGTCTGGTAATACGAATAACAGGATTTAGTTATGTAGTCTGTCGTTCGTGACATTTACTATGACATGAGCGGCATACTGAAACTAGGTCGCTGTCATATTCATCACCAACACGTTCGTAAGTAAGATGGTGCACTTGAGTTGCATTTTTAGTCATACAGATCTGACAGATGTAACTGTCTCTATCTAGTATGCGTCGTCTACGTATCCTCCATTCTTCAGAACTTAGATATTTTTCATAGCGATCCCACCATCCGTCGATGTCCCATGCGTATAATCGTCTGATTTTTTCGGAATATTCACGCTTTGTTATGTAATATTTATTGTATAAAACTTTATCCCAAAGTTCAGTAAACCCATGCTCTTTTACATAAGCTCTCACGGTCTTATAGCTCAGTTGCGTTGGAAGTAAGGGGGCTCCACAATTTGGGCACTGTAATCGAAAGTAAGGGTGTCCGTTTGCTTTTATGCCTTTTAGCCTTGGGCGCGCATTCTCGTGCTGACAGGGCATGAGCCGAGACATCTCTTCGCAAAATTTAGGATAGTCAAATGGCTGTCGATTTACTCTCACTGTAGATGCCTTAATATATGTATACTGCCTTCTCGTTTAAGTATGGTTTTGACAATGTGCGCTATGTGTTTATTGGATATTTCAACCTAAAATAAATCTCTTACTGGGGCATAATAGATGCCGGTTTCGGCGGCATATCTAACTTTACGTTGCATTATTTGCGTAAAAGGAAGCCTTAGGCGTAGCATTTCGGAAATGTCAAAACCGTCCATGCAAACAATACGTTTTCCTTTTCCGAAGGCTGTTAAGCCATCTTTTGAAAACCCGCTATTGCTTACGAATAGTCCTCGGGACCATGCTGCTTTTTCGCCGATCTTTCCTTCAAAGTTATGCAAATCTGCTACTCCAATGGGTTTGTTCTCCCACTTTGCTTCCAGCAAGTAGGTTTCTCCATCCATCGTGAAACTGCCGTCAATTTGTTCGCCTACTAGTCGAAATGAAGCGCGAGCGGATAGGCCGTTTAGATCAAACAT
The DNA window shown above is from Ruficoccus amylovorans and carries:
- a CDS encoding tyrosine-type recombinase/integrase; translation: MQPKPKRRKLPKPSVFKYGDRWVCEYYLFDEEGRPKPSRKSFVRDLQRQGQEPTLEAQRTAAINYRDAILKEKREQERLERREREQTYLTLAELKEAKVAFGIFNQIPSRSKSLVDAVILYREHLKLAEDSPSLKHCVQVFLGRKKEAAGLDEGDQRLSPETYRTLRQRLNHMVGYFEAQKLGDIKLGQVTSKHLIGYFESLEASDRTRRNYVNDIGNFFNDAADPKDKNRFINENPMDGVYVYFRKFNKGKAAQNRKKTHRKAPTILQLDQVRHVLRVAMEAREEGMLGFTVAGLFLGMRPSEVVEMSEQDDFWERFIKLEEGIVRVDGVGKKRDQRIILMSDNCKAWLQYLQEHQLPFCYQRKKTGIHLPFATFRARAFLFEDGQADKLIKLRRKRRAHNPYTPEEKSFVTACNKQLGAYEDVLRHTFGSNFYYANGYDKNKTIEQMGHSGEVFVEHYRGLLNNPKDAEAYFELYPDDI
- a CDS encoding tyrosine-type recombinase/integrase, producing MATQAKTSASFAKVGECLYRNLSSGTYYALVKRSGKQIKKSLRTQDRKLAERRLKEFREQVGQLKATSAERKQPFSHYAERWFETYHGHLKASSAERVRHCMKGICESFGQRPIADITTRDCESWAARRGKGIAASTFNKDIEVFKAIFDYAVTAGVILSNPTQRIRRRKITNKEILIPSKAEFETLLQAVAGQDARALEAVKLLQLLAHSGMRLTEATQLTWREVDFERGSFLVTGGEFGTKSRESRVVPLFPALRDLLEQLLAETSPQPSPADRVVNIRSARTAIENACERAKLPHFTHHCLRHYFVSNAIEKGVDFKTIAAWIGHKDGGLLVAKTYGHLRDTHSYEMAKLMT